A genomic segment from Dethiosulfovibrio russensis encodes:
- a CDS encoding MetQ/NlpA family ABC transporter substrate-binding protein yields MKKYIAYLFVFLFSLSVATGSNAEDLSVLKVGATAGPHAEILEFLKDRLKDRGIDLQVYSFNDYITPNAALDQGDLDANSYQHGLFMNTQNQDRGYRLVSVAKTVVCPMGFYSKKIDDVDDLREGAKVSVPNDPANVGRALALLEEKGFIKLADGVGYRASVLDVVENPKGIKFVEIEAPQLPRVLDDVDMGAVNVNYAVEAGLSPLEDAILLEDPETSPFANIIAAREDNRDDRRIELLTEVYHSDETRKFILDRFKGSFVPAW; encoded by the coding sequence ATGAAAAAATATATCGCTTATCTGTTCGTTTTTCTGTTCTCTCTGTCCGTGGCGACCGGTTCCAACGCCGAAGATCTCTCGGTCCTGAAGGTCGGTGCCACCGCCGGACCTCACGCCGAGATACTGGAGTTTCTGAAGGATCGTTTGAAGGATCGTGGTATCGATCTCCAGGTCTATAGCTTTAACGATTATATAACTCCCAACGCTGCTCTGGACCAGGGAGACCTGGATGCCAACTCCTATCAGCACGGGCTTTTCATGAATACCCAGAACCAAGACAGAGGGTACCGTCTGGTATCCGTGGCAAAGACGGTAGTCTGTCCTATGGGATTCTACTCCAAAAAGATAGACGACGTGGATGATCTGAGGGAAGGGGCCAAGGTCTCGGTTCCCAACGATCCGGCCAACGTAGGGAGAGCTTTGGCTTTGCTGGAGGAAAAGGGTTTTATAAAGCTCGCCGACGGAGTGGGCTACAGGGCTTCCGTGCTGGACGTGGTGGAAAATCCTAAGGGGATTAAATTCGTAGAGATAGAGGCCCCTCAGCTTCCCAGGGTTCTTGACGACGTGGATATGGGAGCTGTCAACGTCAATTACGCAGTGGAGGCGGGATTATCGCCCCTGGAGGATGCCATTCTTCTCGAGGATCCTGAGACCTCTCCTTTCGCCAACATCATCGCTGCCAGGGAGGATAACAGGGACGATCGGAGGATCGAACTTTTGACAGAGGTCTATCACAGCGATGAGACCAGAAAGTTCATTCTCGATCGATTCAAGGGTTCCTTCGTGCCGGCCTGGTAG
- a CDS encoding methionine ABC transporter ATP-binding protein has protein sequence MTILLEKVGKVFEADGSSLKALDGVDLHVPRGSIFGIIGQSGAGKSTLVRCINLLERPTSGRVTVGGVELTSLGEGDLREARKKIGMIFQSFNLLSNRTIFGNVALPLELDGWSKGDIEVRVEELLDLVGLVDKRDQYPSQLSGGQKQRVGIARALANRPNVLLSDEATSALDPMMTKSVLALLREINEKLGLTIVLITHEMNVVKEVCSHVAVIEGGRIVERGTVLDVFTSPKKGATKEMLREVVGVELPESFAGLDFLEDDAVGGEPVVQLQFFGSSAAEPVISGMLRRFDVDVNILVARIDHIQSVPYGTLVLHLSGEERERDAALGYLDAMDLKVEVIGHVGSAIASAV, from the coding sequence ATGACCATACTTCTGGAAAAGGTCGGCAAGGTCTTCGAAGCTGACGGATCGTCTCTGAAGGCTCTGGACGGGGTGGATCTTCACGTTCCCAGGGGCTCCATCTTCGGAATAATAGGCCAGAGCGGAGCAGGAAAGAGTACCCTGGTTCGCTGCATAAATCTGCTGGAGCGCCCTACGTCAGGCAGGGTGACGGTGGGAGGAGTGGAATTGACCTCCTTGGGTGAAGGCGATCTTCGGGAGGCGAGAAAGAAGATAGGCATGATCTTTCAGTCCTTCAACCTCCTGTCGAACCGCACCATATTCGGCAATGTGGCTCTGCCTTTGGAGTTAGACGGATGGAGTAAGGGCGATATAGAGGTCAGAGTGGAGGAGCTGCTTGATCTGGTCGGACTGGTGGACAAGAGAGATCAATATCCCTCTCAGCTGTCAGGAGGGCAGAAACAGAGGGTCGGTATAGCCAGGGCCCTGGCCAACCGCCCCAATGTGCTCCTGTCCGACGAGGCTACTTCTGCCCTGGATCCCATGATGACCAAGTCGGTGCTCGCCTTGCTCAGGGAGATCAACGAAAAGCTCGGTCTTACCATAGTCCTCATCACCCACGAGATGAACGTGGTGAAGGAGGTCTGCTCCCACGTTGCGGTCATAGAGGGAGGACGAATCGTGGAGAGGGGAACGGTTCTCGATGTATTTACCTCTCCGAAGAAGGGTGCCACCAAGGAGATGTTACGAGAGGTCGTGGGGGTGGAGCTTCCGGAGAGTTTCGCCGGATTGGACTTCCTGGAGGACGATGCCGTCGGGGGAGAACCGGTCGTACAGCTTCAATTCTTCGGTTCATCCGCGGCGGAACCGGTCATCTCCGGGATGCTCCGTCGTTTCGACGTGGACGTGAATATCTTGGTCGCCAGGATAGACCATATACAGTCGGTTCCTTACGGAACCCTGGTGCTTCATCTATCGGGGGAGGAGCGGGAGAGAGACGCCGCTCTGGGCTATCTTGATGCTATGGATCTCAAAGTGGAGGTGATCGGCCATGTGGGCTCAGCTATCGCGAGTGCTGTTTAG
- a CDS encoding methionine ABC transporter permease: MWAQLSRVLFSSFLETLYMVGMSSTISFICGIPLGVFLHVTAKGEILERPKVNGVLSAVVNAARSTPFIILMVLLIPVTRMIVGTSIGINAAVVPLAVAAIPFVGRIVEGALKEVDRGVVEAAQSMGATPRQIIGKVLLPEALPAIISGLTLAVINLIGYSAMAGAVGGGGLGDLAIRYGYQRFRMDIMFATVVILIAMVQICQGLGDRMAGKARKS, from the coding sequence ATGTGGGCTCAGCTATCGCGAGTGCTGTTTAGCTCTTTTCTTGAGACCCTCTATATGGTGGGAATGTCCTCGACCATTTCCTTTATCTGCGGCATTCCGTTGGGGGTGTTCCTCCACGTCACCGCCAAGGGTGAGATACTGGAGCGACCAAAGGTCAATGGGGTTCTTTCGGCTGTGGTGAACGCAGCCAGGTCCACTCCGTTCATCATATTGATGGTACTTCTCATACCGGTTACCAGGATGATAGTTGGTACATCCATAGGCATAAATGCCGCCGTAGTCCCCCTGGCGGTGGCGGCTATCCCCTTCGTGGGGCGGATAGTGGAGGGGGCGTTGAAGGAGGTCGACAGAGGAGTGGTGGAGGCTGCCCAGTCGATGGGGGCCACTCCCCGTCAGATAATAGGCAAAGTGCTTCTACCAGAGGCTCTGCCGGCCATTATATCTGGACTTACCCTGGCGGTTATAAACCTGATCGGCTATTCGGCCATGGCTGGGGCGGTAGGAGGCGGAGGTCTGGGAGATCTGGCGATACGCTACGGATATCAGAGGTTTCGGATGGATATAATGTTCGCCACGGTGGTCATACTGATAGCCATGGTCCAGATATGTCAGGGCTTGGGAGATCGTATGGCCGGAAAGGCCAGAAAGTCTTGA
- a CDS encoding pyridoxamine 5'-phosphate oxidase family protein: MAKLPKNVCEAWDDRDGAIVLSTVDGEGVPNSIYATCVSRFDDETLVVADNYFDKTRKNISKGGRGSLLFITKAGKSFQVKGKIEYHDNGPIFDDMKAWNPEKHPGHAAAALKVEEVYSGAEKLL; encoded by the coding sequence ATGGCTAAACTTCCGAAGAACGTTTGCGAGGCCTGGGACGACAGAGACGGCGCAATCGTCCTGTCTACCGTAGACGGAGAGGGAGTTCCGAACTCTATCTACGCCACCTGCGTGAGCCGCTTCGACGATGAGACCCTGGTCGTCGCGGATAACTATTTCGACAAGACCAGAAAGAACATCTCCAAAGGCGGAAGAGGATCTTTGCTTTTTATAACCAAGGCGGGCAAGTCCTTTCAGGTCAAGGGCAAGATCGAATATCACGATAACGGCCCTATCTTCGACGACATGAAGGCATGGAACCCCGAAAAACATCCGGGACATGCCGCGGCGGCCTTGAAGGTGGAGGAAGTCTACTCGGGGGCGGAGAAGCTCCTTTAG
- a CDS encoding energy transducer TonB has protein sequence MKRWIVTIAASLILHAGLLCLLPWAPKKSDSVGTISVKLVRTRAKNESAVGQDSGSAMAETPPERPKAEKAAPLKPTTSKEAEKPSTKEDSKIKTPEKPQKTVEKTKPVVQKTPVAKPRRKKTEKPKVEEKKDGPEKKVSPPSKKEGAKTEKNEVRAPLGKGLKEGTSTKEGPHKGGGEAKKPTASSRGEILSEHDVTVEHREIPEYPLISRKRKEQGTVTVLLSVKKGRVIETRIEKSSGSPRLDKAALKALRGWRFSSDLSAEVRIPVLFKLTK, from the coding sequence GTGAAAAGATGGATCGTCACTATCGCGGCTAGTCTGATCCTCCATGCAGGGCTGCTATGTCTTCTGCCGTGGGCCCCTAAGAAAAGCGACTCCGTAGGAACCATATCGGTAAAATTGGTCAGGACACGGGCGAAAAACGAATCGGCCGTGGGACAAGACAGCGGGAGCGCTATGGCCGAGACTCCTCCGGAAAGACCCAAGGCGGAAAAAGCTGCCCCGTTAAAACCGACTACATCCAAGGAAGCGGAAAAACCCTCCACAAAAGAAGACTCAAAGATAAAGACTCCAGAAAAGCCTCAAAAAACCGTCGAGAAGACGAAACCGGTCGTACAAAAGACACCTGTAGCCAAACCACGAAGGAAAAAGACAGAAAAGCCGAAGGTAGAGGAAAAAAAAGACGGCCCCGAGAAGAAAGTCTCCCCCCCCTCCAAGAAAGAGGGCGCAAAAACTGAAAAAAACGAGGTGCGAGCTCCTCTTGGCAAGGGGCTGAAAGAAGGGACGTCTACGAAAGAAGGACCCCATAAAGGAGGGGGAGAAGCTAAAAAACCGACCGCTTCATCCAGAGGGGAGATACTGTCGGAACATGACGTGACCGTAGAACACAGGGAAATACCGGAATACCCCCTCATATCCAGAAAGAGAAAGGAACAGGGAACCGTCACGGTATTGCTTTCGGTAAAAAAAGGCAGGGTGATCGAGACCAGAATAGAGAAAAGCTCCGGATCTCCAAGGCTGGACAAGGCCGCTCTTAAAGCCCTGAGGGGATGGCGTTTTTCCTCCGACCTCTCCGCCGAGGTCAGGATTCCCGTTCTGTTCAAGCTCACGAAATGA
- a CDS encoding ExbD/TolR family protein translates to MRRRPQADVELTPLIDVLFILIIFFVLTASFVQGQIPVDLPDGRGNPPEEKGITVTISHDGTIYWDDSPVEKDELIVMAKEAIAAGKSLILTADRSIPYGDVATLLDRMRENGITTIGLGLKGTEP, encoded by the coding sequence GTGAGACGCCGTCCTCAGGCGGACGTGGAGCTAACCCCTCTTATAGACGTCCTCTTCATTCTCATCATATTTTTCGTTTTGACAGCGTCCTTCGTGCAGGGACAGATACCGGTGGACCTCCCGGACGGGAGGGGGAACCCGCCGGAGGAAAAAGGGATAACCGTCACCATCTCTCACGACGGAACCATCTACTGGGACGACAGTCCCGTCGAAAAAGACGAGCTGATCGTAATGGCCAAAGAAGCGATCGCCGCCGGGAAATCCCTGATACTCACCGCCGACCGTTCGATACCCTACGGAGACGTGGCGACCCTCCTCGACAGGATGAGGGAAAACGGCATAACCACCATAGGGCTCGGTCTCAAGGGAACCGAGCCGTGA
- a CDS encoding MotA/TolQ/ExbB proton channel family protein, which produces MAESILSFLNLGGPVVWCIAGLSVIGLAVVLERTFFFIKSWENPEKVEQALCERLYEGDAEGATSLLREKDTSLRRLFLAGVNHWKTDGDSLKMLLDGQIRREVFRWSKGLSILSAVARIAPLLGLLGTVLGMVDIFQSLPETDQAPMVALAGGIWKALLTTVAGLAVAVPAVLCHSLLSSKVDDIEETLSRGADFILREKMMRP; this is translated from the coding sequence ATGGCTGAATCGATCCTGAGCTTTCTGAATCTAGGCGGACCGGTGGTCTGGTGCATAGCCGGACTTTCGGTGATAGGCTTAGCCGTGGTATTGGAAAGAACCTTCTTTTTCATAAAGTCCTGGGAGAATCCGGAAAAGGTCGAACAGGCCCTCTGCGAGCGACTTTACGAGGGAGATGCGGAGGGAGCCACATCGCTTCTCCGGGAAAAGGACACCTCTCTGAGACGGCTTTTCCTGGCCGGTGTCAACCATTGGAAGACCGACGGAGACTCGCTCAAGATGCTGCTGGACGGCCAGATAAGGAGAGAGGTCTTCAGATGGAGCAAGGGGCTGTCCATCCTCTCCGCCGTCGCCAGGATTGCTCCCCTACTCGGGCTCCTGGGGACGGTCCTAGGCATGGTGGATATCTTTCAATCCCTCCCCGAGACAGATCAGGCCCCTATGGTGGCCCTGGCCGGTGGAATATGGAAGGCCCTGCTGACCACGGTGGCCGGGCTGGCTGTGGCCGTTCCGGCGGTTCTATGCCACTCGCTCCTTAGCTCCAAGGTTGACGATATCGAGGAAACCCTCTCCAGAGGGGCGGACTTTATCCTCAGGGAAAAGATGATGAGACCGTGA
- the hemB gene encoding porphobilinogen synthase — MKEIRCGYPHNRLRRLRGNGALADSVRETILRPKHMMLPLFVVEGKGVKTSISSLHGVDHISVDRLCEVVEPAMEAGIKRFLLFGVPEEKDPRGTSANDGKAPAQRAVSDMKKRYGDSILVATDVCLCQYTDHGHCGILREDGSVDNDATLRRLAETAVSHARSGAHMVAPSAMMDGQVGAIRNALDETGFTETSIMGYSAKFHSAFYGPFREAAHSAPGKGDRSSYQMDPANGREAIREALQDEEEGADILMVKPSLLYMDVISEIRKNSLLPMAAYMVSGEYMMLRHAAEAGALDWRKSMLEAHMALRRSGADIVITYGAVEVARWLNRS; from the coding sequence TTGAAGGAGATCAGATGCGGCTACCCCCACAACAGGCTAAGAAGACTGAGAGGCAACGGGGCGCTTGCCGACTCCGTCCGCGAGACCATCCTGAGGCCTAAACACATGATGCTTCCACTCTTCGTCGTCGAGGGGAAGGGGGTAAAGACCTCCATATCGTCTCTCCACGGCGTCGACCATATCAGCGTCGACAGGCTCTGCGAGGTGGTGGAACCAGCGATGGAGGCGGGCATAAAGAGGTTCCTTCTCTTCGGGGTACCGGAAGAAAAGGACCCCAGGGGGACCTCAGCCAACGACGGGAAGGCTCCGGCCCAGAGGGCCGTCTCAGACATGAAGAAACGATACGGAGACTCCATCCTCGTCGCAACGGACGTATGTCTCTGCCAGTACACCGACCACGGCCACTGCGGCATATTGAGGGAAGATGGATCGGTGGACAACGACGCCACCCTCCGCAGGCTGGCCGAGACCGCCGTCAGTCACGCCAGAAGCGGAGCTCATATGGTAGCCCCGTCGGCCATGATGGACGGGCAGGTAGGAGCCATCAGAAACGCCCTGGACGAAACTGGTTTCACAGAAACATCCATAATGGGATACTCGGCCAAGTTCCACTCCGCCTTTTACGGCCCCTTCAGGGAGGCTGCACACAGCGCTCCCGGCAAAGGCGACCGCTCCAGCTATCAGATGGATCCCGCAAACGGCAGAGAGGCCATCAGAGAGGCCCTTCAGGACGAGGAGGAAGGGGCGGATATACTGATGGTAAAGCCCTCTCTGCTCTACATGGACGTGATATCCGAGATAAGAAAAAACTCTCTGCTCCCCATGGCTGCCTATATGGTCAGTGGAGAATACATGATGCTGCGACATGCCGCCGAGGCAGGGGCGCTGGACTGGAGGAAATCCATGCTGGAGGCCCACATGGCGCTTAGGCGGTCCGGAGCGGACATTGTAATAACCTACGGAGCGGTGGAGGTGGCACGATGGCTGAATCGATCCTGA
- the hemL gene encoding glutamate-1-semialdehyde 2,1-aminomutase, with protein MTNEEMFKTACKHLVGGVNSPVRAWKAVGGEPLFLVRGEGSSVYDLEGNRYTDYVCSWGPLILGHSHPSVVEAVKSAAEKSTSFGAPCVQEVMLAMAVKSVFPSMEKVRFVSSGTEATMSALRLARGFTGRDRIVKFDGCYHGHSDSLLVAAGSGALTFGVPTSPGITEGTAKDTLVLPFNDLDKAKALFESEGSTIAAVIVEPWAGNMGLVPPAPGFLDGLRKLTETHGSLLIFDEVITGFRNSMGGAQQVEKIVPDLTCLGKVIGGGLPVGAFGGRSDIMDRLSPVGDIYQAGTLSGNPLAMAAGLATLEELSREGTYEALEKAAESLEMGLRDGGRKWDFPMSTTRLGGLVGMFFSENVPKNLDEVKSGRVDLYPAFFSGMLSRGNSFAPSAYETIMVSSSHTEEDVTSTVKAAEEVFAEMKKRGL; from the coding sequence ATGACCAACGAAGAGATGTTCAAAACCGCCTGCAAACACCTGGTCGGTGGGGTCAACAGCCCGGTCAGGGCCTGGAAAGCCGTCGGCGGGGAGCCTCTGTTTCTGGTCAGAGGCGAGGGATCGTCGGTCTATGACCTGGAGGGAAATCGCTACACCGATTACGTATGCAGCTGGGGACCTCTCATACTCGGCCACTCCCACCCCTCTGTGGTAGAGGCGGTAAAGAGCGCCGCAGAAAAATCCACCTCTTTCGGAGCCCCCTGCGTACAGGAGGTAATGCTGGCGATGGCGGTGAAATCGGTGTTCCCCTCCATGGAGAAAGTCCGTTTCGTAAGCTCCGGGACAGAGGCTACCATGTCGGCCCTTAGACTGGCCCGAGGATTCACCGGCAGGGACAGGATCGTTAAATTCGACGGGTGCTACCACGGCCACAGCGATTCTCTCCTGGTGGCGGCAGGCAGCGGGGCCTTGACCTTCGGCGTTCCGACCAGTCCGGGGATAACCGAGGGAACCGCAAAAGACACGTTGGTGCTTCCCTTCAACGACCTGGACAAGGCGAAGGCACTGTTCGAGTCGGAGGGATCCACCATAGCCGCCGTAATAGTGGAACCATGGGCGGGCAACATGGGGCTGGTCCCCCCTGCTCCCGGTTTCCTCGACGGCTTAAGGAAGCTCACAGAGACACACGGATCCCTTCTGATATTCGACGAGGTCATAACCGGATTCCGCAACTCCATGGGAGGGGCCCAACAGGTCGAAAAAATCGTCCCTGACCTCACATGTCTCGGAAAGGTGATAGGAGGAGGACTTCCGGTGGGAGCCTTCGGAGGCAGGTCCGATATAATGGATCGCCTCTCCCCTGTAGGAGATATCTACCAGGCGGGAACCCTGTCCGGCAACCCGCTGGCCATGGCGGCAGGCTTGGCGACGCTGGAGGAATTGTCCAGGGAGGGGACCTACGAGGCGCTTGAAAAAGCGGCGGAATCTCTCGAGATGGGACTTAGGGACGGAGGAAGAAAATGGGACTTCCCAATGAGCACCACCAGATTGGGAGGGCTGGTGGGCATGTTCTTCTCCGAGAACGTGCCTAAAAACCTGGATGAAGTCAAGTCCGGAAGGGTGGACCTTTACCCGGCGTTCTTCTCGGGAATGCTGAGCAGAGGGAATTCCTTCGCCCCCTCCGCCTACGAGACCATAATGGTATCCTCCTCCCACACGGAAGAGGACGTGACTTCCACGGTAAAAGCGGCGGAAGAGGTCTTCGCCGAGATGAAGAAAAGAGGACTGTAA
- the cobA gene encoding uroporphyrinogen-III C-methyltransferase, producing MTVYLTGAGCGGPRWITEEAKERISLAEHLVYDRLIHPDLLQLAPKTCRFHYVGKRKDSHSTSQDDICRLLVELGRISDRVVRLKGGDPFVFGRGGEEALALQKEGIPWSYVPGVTAAVSGLGAAGVPLTHRGVAETATLVTGHRGKDLAEEGDRLWQRMAEVGGTRVIYMGASRADSIAEKLMEEGEPGERSCSAVRWGGWGRQERSDFRLDDMRNMGLRSPTVIAVGESSALGLTPVSGPLKGLQIGIVRPAPESWKTARILENLGADCYSLPLVNLRKLEKNWNEEAIGNSDWLVLTSPRGVSLLSEVTDLRKIGGRIISIGPGTSKALYDIGIHPDLEAESPTSEGLADTVEKHVSYGQSILFFRNERASDLPVQAARRVGATVLISSAYRMERAELPGEDIYPLCWDESGLDCVVFGSAAMVEAWAARFGRSSEGIIPVAWGTHCAEAIRETLSMEPEVMGDPSIEGLIECLTSLQRRKE from the coding sequence ATGACCGTCTACCTGACCGGAGCGGGATGCGGTGGTCCTAGATGGATCACGGAAGAGGCCAAAGAGAGAATCTCCCTGGCGGAACACCTGGTCTACGACAGGCTGATACATCCCGACCTGCTCCAGCTTGCACCGAAGACATGTCGCTTCCACTACGTAGGGAAGAGAAAGGACAGTCACTCGACGTCTCAGGACGATATCTGTCGACTGCTGGTAGAGCTGGGACGAATCTCGGACAGAGTCGTAAGGCTCAAGGGAGGAGACCCCTTCGTATTCGGGAGAGGCGGAGAGGAGGCATTGGCCCTCCAGAAAGAGGGCATCCCCTGGAGCTACGTGCCGGGGGTCACAGCCGCAGTATCCGGCCTGGGGGCTGCGGGCGTTCCCTTGACCCACAGGGGGGTGGCGGAGACCGCGACCTTGGTCACCGGACACAGAGGGAAGGACCTTGCAGAAGAGGGCGACCGTCTCTGGCAAAGGATGGCCGAGGTGGGAGGAACCAGAGTCATATACATGGGAGCCTCCAGAGCGGACAGTATAGCCGAAAAGCTTATGGAAGAAGGAGAACCCGGCGAGAGAAGCTGTTCCGCCGTCCGCTGGGGAGGATGGGGACGCCAGGAGAGGTCCGATTTCCGATTGGACGACATGAGGAACATGGGGCTACGAAGTCCAACGGTCATAGCGGTAGGAGAATCTTCCGCTCTTGGACTGACCCCGGTTTCAGGACCGCTTAAGGGACTCCAGATAGGCATAGTACGCCCCGCACCGGAATCCTGGAAAACGGCCAGGATCCTGGAAAACCTCGGGGCGGACTGTTACAGTCTCCCTCTGGTGAATCTTAGAAAATTAGAAAAAAACTGGAATGAAGAAGCTATCGGGAACTCCGACTGGTTGGTCCTCACAAGCCCTCGAGGAGTTTCACTGCTTTCTGAGGTCACGGACCTCAGAAAAATAGGCGGCAGAATAATATCCATCGGGCCGGGGACCTCCAAGGCCCTTTACGACATCGGGATTCATCCGGACCTGGAGGCGGAGAGCCCTACCTCCGAGGGCTTGGCCGACACGGTAGAAAAACACGTCTCATACGGTCAGTCGATACTCTTCTTCCGAAACGAGAGGGCCTCCGATCTGCCGGTCCAGGCGGCTCGCAGGGTTGGGGCGACGGTGCTCATATCCTCGGCCTACAGGATGGAGAGGGCCGAGCTCCCGGGAGAGGATATCTATCCTCTTTGCTGGGACGAATCGGGGTTGGACTGCGTCGTATTCGGAAGCGCCGCCATGGTGGAGGCCTGGGCAGCCAGGTTCGGAAGATCTAGTGAGGGGATAATCCCTGTGGCCTGGGGGACGCACTGCGCCGAAGCAATCCGGGAGACCCTATCCATGGAACCGGAGGTCATGGGCGATCCCTCCATAGAGGGACTGATAGAATGCCTGACCTCCCTGCAAAGACGAAAGGAATGA
- the hemC gene encoding hydroxymethylbilane synthase — protein sequence MNRRFSLMVSLDSGVGPILVVGGGCIGERKVRTILSADFPVTLISPTATSGLQILASKGLIKWHAREVTANDFLSHRLVVIALAREDTEKILPMASKAQCLVDCCGAGELGDWSLASQFRTETNLVGVGSFGKSPSASADLRMNIQSWMESDRERPILFSRKSALARAQTMEAARALAKKGLPVEIKTMSTCGDEKQDCHLSAFGGNGAFVKCLEEAIMEGKGDGAIHSLKDVPSVLPDGLELVAVLPRASTSDVIVSNHKGGLEGLPAGAVVGTSSLRRKAQLAITRPDLDYTLIRGNVNTRLAKLQAGDADAIVLAKAGLDRLGISPEGATTLPFLPAPCQGIIAVEARSGSRLAEEFRAINHRPTWLMALAERELLESLQVGCHVPFAALSEWVDGELRLRAQTLSYDGRHIDFEASLAVRSDDDARDLGRDVALSIKASTEAISMLEEKP from the coding sequence GTGAACCGCAGATTTTCACTGATGGTATCGTTGGACTCCGGAGTGGGACCGATCCTGGTCGTAGGAGGCGGCTGCATCGGGGAGAGAAAGGTAAGAACCATACTGAGCGCCGACTTTCCTGTCACATTGATATCCCCGACCGCGACGTCCGGGCTTCAGATCCTGGCCTCCAAGGGACTGATAAAGTGGCACGCCCGGGAGGTAACGGCGAATGATTTTCTATCCCATCGGCTGGTGGTGATCGCCCTTGCCAGGGAGGACACGGAAAAGATCCTTCCCATGGCATCGAAGGCGCAATGTCTGGTCGACTGCTGCGGTGCTGGCGAACTGGGAGACTGGTCTCTGGCGTCTCAGTTCCGTACCGAGACCAATCTCGTAGGAGTAGGCAGTTTCGGCAAGTCGCCGTCGGCATCGGCGGATCTGCGGATGAACATACAGAGTTGGATGGAGTCCGACAGAGAGAGGCCTATACTTTTCAGCCGCAAGAGCGCCCTCGCCAGAGCTCAAACCATGGAGGCCGCCAGGGCCCTGGCTAAAAAGGGACTGCCGGTGGAGATAAAGACCATGTCGACCTGTGGCGACGAAAAACAGGACTGTCATCTATCCGCCTTCGGAGGAAACGGGGCGTTCGTCAAATGCCTGGAGGAAGCGATCATGGAGGGCAAGGGAGACGGAGCAATTCACAGCCTCAAGGACGTTCCCTCCGTTCTGCCCGACGGACTGGAACTGGTGGCGGTCCTTCCCAGAGCATCGACCTCGGACGTAATCGTCTCCAACCATAAAGGGGGTCTGGAGGGACTCCCGGCAGGGGCCGTGGTAGGGACCTCCAGTCTAAGGAGGAAAGCGCAGCTTGCGATCACCAGACCGGACCTCGACTACACCCTCATAAGGGGCAACGTCAACACCAGGCTGGCTAAACTCCAGGCGGGAGACGCTGACGCAATAGTCCTGGCCAAGGCAGGGCTCGACAGACTCGGGATATCGCCGGAGGGGGCGACGACCCTCCCGTTTCTCCCTGCCCCGTGTCAAGGTATAATCGCCGTCGAGGCGCGAAGCGGTTCGAGACTGGCCGAGGAGTTCCGGGCGATAAACCATCGTCCGACCTGGCTGATGGCTCTTGCAGAGAGAGAGCTGCTGGAATCCCTGCAGGTAGGCTGTCACGTTCCTTTCGCCGCTCTCTCCGAATGGGTCGACGGCGAATTGAGATTGAGAGCTCAGACCCTCTCTTACGACGGAAGACACATCGATTTCGAAGCCTCGCTGGCCGTGCGCTCCGACGACGACGCCCGAGACCTGGGCAGAGACGTTGCCCTATCCATAAAGGCATCCACCGAAGCCATTTCCATGTTGGAGGAAAAACCATGA